One window of Drosophila busckii strain San Diego stock center, stock number 13000-0081.31 chromosome 3L, ASM1175060v1, whole genome shotgun sequence genomic DNA carries:
- the LOC108598357 gene encoding monocarboxylate transporter 12, with amino-acid sequence MVDTNSNGTTAAAAAGNSAARLRKFERTDSELACEEAARLTAEQNEDDNEDEQDDEEGEDDDDEVSVYGELPPPPDGGYGWVICFASFMCNMIVDGIAYTFGIFLEAFVDYFHEGKGTVAWVGSLLSGVYLSAGPIVSALANRYGCRAVCIAGSIIACIAFVLSTFSGTVSMLMATYGFMGGFGFGMIYLPAVVAVGYYFETKRSLATGIAVCGSGFGTFAFAPLATYLLEEYGWKNALLIFAGLILNCAIFGAMMRPLTYPKKKKVKPLMQRMYEEKQMQLERGSFAGSHFMVQLPDGTMERKLKMPLNADPGVHSSLNLELLAQQSGGLHPVSTLPTITESKVVELNAQTKAQPPNGNNDSNGQLSTRSGRRSQRNSETEHSPYQSQDAMIRNASQPAFLAADHQSLPKNGSVPSFSRVRKTSASERYQPSLAAIRASSRGDLEAGGAGTGSKLSLSQRQGSSSGSGGRMVRPMSRKDIFYSGSVTNLPQYQSQKSLTNYRNSVLSLTKYEKSMQSMRLDPLAEAEKHREEYDLCPCLCIPDSVKSVVNTMLDVSLLRDPVFMLMGVSNIFGMAGLYVPFVYLVDAAKEHGIAKNDAAMLLSVIGITNTVGRVVCGWVADLPQVNSLLLNNICLLISTVAVTLTPLCYSYSAYIAMSIAFGIAISGYISLTSIILVDLLGLDKLTNAFGLLILFRGFAALLGTPLAGAIYDITHTFDLPFYMAGGMFAVATVTSFMAPYMKRFGSNNDTPVHAETLTPIDEEQGEDAEEEEEEDQPITIVPKIIKTLPSPQNEQAMHQFPAANEKSQTSESKL; translated from the coding sequence ATGGTGGACACTAATAGTAATggaacgacagcagcagcagctgctggcaattcGGCGGCACGCCTGCGCAAATTTGAGCGCACCGACAGCGAATTGGCCTGTGAGGAGGCAGCGCGTCTTACGGCCGAACAAAATGAAGATGACAACGAAGATGAGCAGGACGATGAGGAGGgcgaggatgatgatgatgaggttAGCGTATATGGCGAATTACCGCCACCGCCGGACGGTGGCTACGGCTGGGTCATCTGCTTCGCTAGCTTCATGTGCAACATGATTGTGGACGGCATCGCCTACACCTTTGGCATATTTCTCGAGGCATTTGTGGACTACTTTCACGAAGGCAAAGGCACTGTCGCTTGGGTGGGCAGTCTTCTGTCCGGCGTCTATCTCAGCGCCGGACCCATTGTCTCCGCCCTGGCCAATAGATATGGCTGTCGCGCTGTCTGCATTGCTGGCAGCATTATCGCCTGCATTGCCTTTGTGCTGAGCACATTCAGCGGCACGGTTAGCATGCTTATGGCCACATATGGCTTCATGggcggctttggctttggcatgaTCTATTTGCCGGCCGTGGTAGCTGTGGGCTATTACTTTGAGACCAAACGTTCGCTGGCCACGGGCATCGCCGTCTGCGGTTCCGGATTTGGCACGTTTGCCTTCGCGCCGCTGGCCACGTATCTGCTGGAGGAGTATGGCTGGAAAAATGCACTGCTAATCTTCGCAGGTCTTATACTCAACTGCGCTATATTTGGCGCTATGATGCGTCCATTGACGTACCCCAAGAAGAAGAAGGTCAAGCCGCTGATGCAGCGCATGTATGAGGAGAAACAGATGCAGCTGGAGCGCGGCTCGTTTGCGGGCTCCCATTTTATGGTACAGCTGCCCGATGGCACTATGGAGCGCAAGCTCAAAATGCCGCTCAATGCAGATCCAGGCGTGCACTCGAGTCTCAACCTGGAGCTGCTGGCTCAACAGTCCGGTGGTCTACATCCAGTCTCCACGCTCCCCACCATTACCGAGTCCAAGGTGGTCGAGCTCAATGCTCAAACGAAAGCACAGCCGCCCAATGGTAATAACGATAGCAATGGTCAGCTGTCCACACGCTCAGGACGCCGCTCGCAGCGCAACTCGGAGACGGAGCATAGTCCTTATCAGTCGCAGGATGCCATGATACGAAATGCTTCGCAGCCCGCCTTCCTGGCCGCCGATCATCAGAGTCTTCCCAAAAACGGTTCCGTGCCGTCCTTCAGTCGCGTGCGAAAGACCAGCGCCAGTGAGCGGTATCAACCTTCATTGGCAGCTATACGGGCATCTTCGCGAGGTGACCTCGAAGCAGGCGGTGCCGGTACTGGCTCCAAGCTGTCGCTGTCACAGCGTCAAGGAAGCTCCAGCGGCAGCGGTGGACGTATGGTGCGTCCCATGTCACGCAAGGATATATTCTACTCCGGTTCGGTTACCAATTTGCCGCAGTATCAGTCCCAGAAATCGCTAACAAACTATCGCAACTCGGTGTTGTCGCTCACCAAGTATGAGAAGAGCATGCAAAGCATGCGTCTGGATCCGCTGGCTGAGGCGGAGAAGCATCGTGAGGAATATGATTTATGTCCGTGCCTGTGCATACCCGACTCCGTCAAGTCTGTGGTCAACACCATGCTGGATGTAAGCCTGCTCAGGGATCCCGTCTTTATGCTCATGGGCGTGTCCAACATCTTCGGCATGGCTGGACTCTATGTACCCTTCGTCTATCTGGTGGATGCGGCCAAGGAGCATGGCATTGCCAAGAATGATGCGGCCATGCTGCTGTCGGTCATTGGCATCACCAACACCGTGGGTCGTGTGGTCTGCGGGTGGGTGGCTGATTTGCCACAAGTCAATTCACTGCTGCTCAACAACATCTGCTTGCTGATCTCGACGGTGGCGGTAACATTGACGCCACTGTGCTATAGCTATAGCGCCTATATAGCAATGTCGATTGCCTTTGGTATTGCCATCTCCGGTTACATTTCGCTAACGTCAATTATACTCGTCGACCTGCTTGGCCTGGACAAGCTAACCAATGCATTTGGTCTGCTCATCCTGTTCAGAGGCTTTGCCGCATTGCTGGGCACACCGCTGGCGGGCGCCATCTATGATATAACGCATACATTTGATTTGCCCTTCTATATGGCAGGTGGCATGTTTGCAGTGGCCACTGTAACCAGCTTTATGGCGCCCTACATGAAGCGCTtcggcagcaacaatgataCTCCTGTGCACGCCGAGACGCTAACGCCCATCGACGAGGAGCAGGGCGAGGATGCcgaagaggaggaggaggaggatcAACCCATCACCATTGTGCCGAAGATTATTAAAACGCTGCCCAGTCCACAAAATGAGCAGGCAATGCATCAGTTTCCAGCCGCAAACGAAAAATCACAAACCTCGGAATCAAAGCTCTAA
- the LOC108598368 gene encoding glycoprotein-N-acetylgalactosamine 3-beta-galactosyltransferase 1, with protein MYRNLLCLVLGLIVGIQLTEFWNYVTYTTVEYESTAVVANAETSLSEWLHRETRVLCLVLTMPAMHKLKAAHVKASWGARCNKLIFLSSEDDPELGAVNLNVTESREHLYAKVRAGLAYAYEHYIEDYDWFLKADDDTYVIMENLRMFLYPYDPEAPVYFGYRLRTTYPQGYMSGGAGYVLSRDALRRLNLIGLNNTKYCPLNTLAEDRQLGYCLLNLGVVAGDSRDELGRERFLPLNPRHLMPRIQSGTWLDKYYYFKPNISDCCSDTSISFHYTKAHDFAMFEYFLYQMRVLGQAVSPSILPARLDFNQMEHQLAYWSQQNSDNNVSLLD; from the exons ATGTATCGGAATTTATTGTGTTTGGTGCTTGGCCTAATCGTGGGCATACAGCTGACAGAGTTCTGGAACTATGTGACCTACACGACAGTGGAATATGAGAGCACAGCCGTAGTGGCGAATGCGGAGACGTCGCTGTCCGAATGGCTTCATCGCGAGACACGCGTATTGTGCCTGGTGCTCACCATGCCAGCAATGCACAAGCTGAAAGCTGCGCATGTTAAGGCCAGCTGGGGAGCGCGCTGCAATAAGCTCATCTTTCTGAGCAGTGAAGATGACCCAGAGCTGGGTGCAGTCAATCTCAATGTAACAGAGAGTCGTGAGCATTTATATGCCAAAGTGCGTGCAGGTCTTGCGTATGCCTATGAGCATTATATAGAGGATTACGACTGGTTTCTGAAAGCGGATGATGATAC CTATGTTATCATGGAGAATCTGCGCATGTTTCTGTATCCCTACGATCCGGAGGCACCAGTCTACTTTGGTTATCGCTTACGCACTACATATCCACAGGGCTACATGTCCGGGGGAGCCGGGTACGTGCTTAGCCGTGATGCGTTGCGTCGTCTGAATCTGATCGGTCTGAACAACACCAAGTATTGCCCGCTGAACACTTTAGCCGAGGACAGACAGCTGGGCTACTGTTTGCTAAACCTGGGTGTGGTAGCTGGCGACTCAAGAGATGAGCTGGGACGCGAACGCTTCTTGCCACTGAATCCCAGACACCTAATGCCGCGCATACAGTCTGGCACCTGGCTGGATAAATACTATTACTTTAAGCCAAAT ATTAGCGATTGCTGTTCCGATACCAGCATTAGTTTTCACTATACCAAAGCTCATGACTTTGCCATGTTCGAGTATTTTCTTTATCAAATGAGAGTCCTGGGACAGGCAGTTAGTCCTAGCATATTGCCAGCGCGTTTAGATTTCAATCAGATGGAACATCAATTGGCATATTGGAGCCAACAAAACTCGGATAATAATGTTTCATTATTGGAttga